Proteins from a genomic interval of Mycolicibacterium grossiae:
- a CDS encoding shikimate dehydrogenase, whose product MEARRAAVLGSPIAHSRSPQLHLAAYRALGLTDWTYERIECTAERLPALIAGFGPEWVGLSVTMPGKFAALAAADERTARAELVGSANTLVRTATGWRADNTDVDGVTGALGPVAGAAAVLGSGGTAPAAVVALADLGVSEIVVVARDPAKAAALVALGERLGTSTRWLALGEPVGDVAAVVSTIPADVAAIHADTVAGVPLLLDAIYDPWPTPLATAVAAAGGRVISGLQMLLHQAYAQVEQFTGLPAPKDVMGEALRRA is encoded by the coding sequence GTGGAGGCACGCCGGGCCGCGGTCCTGGGATCGCCCATCGCGCACTCCAGGTCCCCGCAGCTGCACCTCGCCGCCTACCGCGCGCTCGGGCTGACCGACTGGACCTACGAGCGCATCGAATGCACGGCCGAGCGGCTGCCGGCGTTGATCGCGGGCTTCGGGCCGGAGTGGGTCGGCCTCTCGGTGACCATGCCGGGTAAGTTCGCCGCGCTCGCGGCGGCCGACGAACGCACGGCGCGGGCCGAACTCGTCGGATCGGCCAACACGCTGGTGCGCACCGCGACGGGCTGGCGCGCCGACAACACCGACGTCGACGGCGTCACCGGGGCGCTGGGTCCGGTGGCCGGAGCGGCTGCCGTACTCGGTTCCGGCGGCACCGCCCCCGCGGCCGTCGTGGCGCTCGCCGATCTCGGCGTGTCCGAGATCGTGGTGGTCGCCCGCGATCCTGCGAAGGCCGCGGCCCTCGTCGCGCTGGGCGAGCGGCTCGGCACGTCCACCCGCTGGCTCGCCCTGGGGGAGCCGGTCGGCGACGTCGCCGCCGTGGTCAGCACCATCCCGGCCGACGTCGCGGCGATCCACGCCGACACCGTGGCCGGGGTCCCGCTGCTGCTCGACGCGATCTACGACCCGTGGCCGACGCCGCTGGCGACGGCCGTGGCGGCCGCCGGCGGCCGAGTGATCAGCGGGCTGCAGATGCTGCTGCACCAGGCCTACGCCCAGGTGGAGCAGTTCACCGGGCTGCCCGCGCCGAAAGACGTGATGGGAGAGGCGTTGCGGCGGGCCTAG
- a CDS encoding amino acid permease, whose product MSGQVDADPAATPGNGLGTSLKSRHITMISIAGVIGAGLFVGSANAIAEAGPAVLISYFLAGLLVVLVMRMLGEMATANPDTGSFSVYSDRALGRWAGFTVGWLYWWFWVLVIPVEATAAAAILTDLVGGAQWIWALAVTLLLTITNLVSVGNYGEFEFWFALIKVVAIVAFIGVGVAAILGVIPDSQVSGIHHLWEPDGFMPNGFGAVIAGLLITMFSFMGTEIVTIAAAESKNPAKGIGRAVNSVIWRISLFYLGSIFVVVALMPYDQLTDGSYQSVLQAIGIPGSKLIMDLVILTAVASCLNSALYTASRMLFSLGERRDAPQAVRRVAGNGAPWVAVLASMVVGFLAVAGNYLLPEKIFGYLLATSGAVALFVYLAIASSQFVLGRRMRADGERAPVAMWLFPYLTVVTIVGIVAILVLMAFDPDQQQAIGLSALSAVVIIVAGLVVQRRHAGHAAGDRYASRS is encoded by the coding sequence ATGAGCGGACAGGTGGACGCGGATCCGGCGGCGACGCCCGGCAACGGACTGGGCACCAGCCTCAAGTCGAGGCACATCACGATGATCTCGATCGCGGGCGTGATCGGTGCCGGCCTGTTCGTCGGCTCGGCCAACGCCATCGCCGAGGCCGGTCCGGCCGTGCTCATCTCGTACTTCCTCGCTGGGCTGCTCGTCGTCCTCGTCATGCGGATGCTGGGCGAGATGGCGACCGCCAACCCGGACACCGGCTCGTTCTCGGTGTACTCCGACCGCGCCCTGGGCCGGTGGGCGGGCTTCACCGTCGGCTGGTTGTACTGGTGGTTCTGGGTGCTCGTCATCCCGGTCGAGGCCACGGCCGCCGCGGCGATCCTCACCGACCTCGTCGGCGGCGCGCAGTGGATCTGGGCGCTGGCGGTGACGCTGCTGCTGACGATCACGAACCTCGTCAGCGTCGGCAACTACGGCGAGTTCGAGTTCTGGTTCGCGCTCATCAAGGTCGTGGCGATCGTCGCCTTCATCGGCGTCGGCGTCGCCGCCATCCTCGGCGTCATCCCCGACTCGCAGGTCAGCGGCATCCACCATCTTTGGGAGCCTGACGGGTTCATGCCCAACGGCTTCGGTGCGGTGATCGCCGGTCTGCTGATCACCATGTTCTCCTTCATGGGCACCGAGATCGTCACGATCGCCGCGGCCGAATCGAAGAACCCGGCCAAGGGCATCGGCCGGGCCGTCAACTCCGTCATCTGGCGGATCTCGCTGTTCTACCTCGGCTCGATCTTCGTCGTCGTGGCGCTGATGCCCTACGACCAGCTCACCGACGGCTCGTATCAGTCCGTGCTGCAGGCGATCGGCATCCCCGGCTCGAAGCTCATCATGGACCTCGTCATCCTCACCGCGGTGGCGTCGTGCCTGAACTCCGCGCTGTACACCGCGTCGCGCATGCTGTTCTCCCTCGGTGAGCGCCGGGACGCGCCGCAGGCCGTGCGCCGGGTGGCCGGCAACGGTGCGCCGTGGGTCGCCGTGCTGGCCTCCATGGTGGTCGGCTTCCTGGCCGTCGCGGGCAACTACCTGTTGCCGGAGAAGATCTTCGGCTACCTGTTGGCGACCAGCGGCGCGGTGGCGCTGTTCGTCTACCTCGCGATCGCCAGCAGTCAATTCGTGCTGGGCCGCCGGATGCGCGCCGACGGCGAGCGCGCGCCGGTCGCCATGTGGCTGTTCCCGTACCTCACCGTGGTCACGATCGTCGGGATCGTGGCGATCCTGGTGCTGATGGCCTTCGACCCCGATCAGCAGCAGGCGATCGGGCTCTCGGCGCTGTCCGCCGTCGTCATCATCGTCGCGGGACTGGTCGTGCAGCGCAGGCACGCCGGGCACGCCGCGGGAGACCGCTACGCGTCGAGGAGCTGA
- a CDS encoding shikimate kinase codes for MAPKAVLVGMPGSGKSTIGRRLAKALGVPLLDTDVKIVETTGRSIADIFVDGEAEFRRIEADVVRAALAEHDGVVSLGGGAVTSPAVREALAGHTVVYLEISAAEGVRRTSGGGRPLLAGGDPDAKYRALMAERTPLFREVATLRVNTNRRNPGAVVRHIVHRLECAGRDQPMRRRRRPAWRRLPTVLNPGPTNGTPPSPPALARRAEARND; via the coding sequence ATGGCCCCCAAGGCGGTCCTCGTGGGCATGCCCGGTTCGGGCAAGTCCACCATCGGTCGCCGCCTCGCCAAGGCCCTCGGCGTGCCACTGCTCGACACCGACGTCAAGATCGTCGAGACCACCGGCCGCAGCATCGCCGACATCTTCGTCGACGGGGAGGCCGAGTTCCGGCGCATCGAGGCCGACGTCGTGCGGGCCGCGCTCGCCGAGCACGACGGCGTCGTGTCGCTCGGCGGCGGTGCGGTGACATCGCCCGCCGTCCGCGAGGCGCTCGCCGGACACACCGTGGTGTACCTCGAGATCAGTGCCGCCGAGGGTGTGCGCCGCACGTCCGGCGGCGGCCGGCCGCTGCTCGCCGGCGGCGACCCCGACGCGAAGTACCGCGCGCTGATGGCCGAGCGGACCCCGCTGTTCCGCGAGGTCGCCACGCTGCGGGTGAACACCAACCGGCGCAACCCGGGTGCGGTGGTGCGCCACATCGTGCACCGGCTCGAGTGCGCCGGCCGCGACCAGCCGATGCGGCGGCGCCGCCGACCCGCCTGGCGGCGGCTGCCCACCGTCCTCAATCCCGGTCCCACCAACGGGACGCCGCCGAGCCCCCCGGCGCTGGCCCGCCGAGCGGAAGCGCGCAATGACTGA
- the ruvX gene encoding Holliday junction resolvase RuvX: MTDTDDRQPDRPGRSDPGRGRRLGIDVGTVRIGVATCDPDGILATPVETVRRDRTDKHVKRIARLVDELEVVEVVVGLPRTLADRAGSSARDAVAVADALSTRIAPVPVRMTDERLTTVTAQRSLREAGVRAKGQRAMIDQAAAVGILQNWLDQRRHALAAGDDSDDV; the protein is encoded by the coding sequence GTGACCGATACCGACGACCGCCAGCCCGATCGTCCCGGGCGTTCGGATCCCGGACGGGGACGACGGCTCGGCATCGACGTCGGCACGGTCCGCATCGGCGTCGCCACCTGTGACCCCGACGGCATCCTGGCCACACCGGTCGAGACCGTGCGGCGCGATCGGACGGACAAGCACGTGAAGCGGATCGCCCGGCTCGTCGACGAACTCGAGGTCGTCGAGGTCGTCGTCGGTCTGCCGCGCACGCTGGCCGACCGCGCCGGCTCCTCGGCCCGCGACGCCGTGGCCGTCGCCGACGCGCTGTCCACCCGCATCGCGCCCGTGCCGGTGCGGATGACCGACGAACGACTCACCACCGTGACGGCTCAGCGTTCCCTGCGTGAAGCGGGCGTGCGCGCGAAGGGACAGAGGGCGATGATCGACCAGGCTGCGGCCGTGGGTATTCTGCAGAACTGGCTGGATCAGCGGCGGCATGCGCTGGCGGCGGGGGACGACTCCGACGATGTCTGA
- the nusB gene encoding transcription antitermination factor NusB, which produces MPDLGRDGKHRGRHQARKRAVDLLFEAEARGLTPAEVAEARDALADTEPDVTPLAPYTVTVAHGVTEQSAHVDDLISTHLQGWTLERLPAVDRAILRVAVWELLHAEDVPEPVAVDEAVELAKKLSTDESPGFVNGVLGQIMLVTPQIRAAAAAVRGAAGPAEES; this is translated from the coding sequence ATGCCTGACCTTGGCCGCGACGGGAAGCACCGGGGCAGGCACCAGGCCCGCAAGCGCGCCGTGGACCTGTTGTTCGAAGCCGAGGCCCGGGGCCTGACGCCTGCCGAGGTGGCCGAGGCGCGCGACGCACTCGCCGACACCGAACCCGACGTGACACCGCTGGCCCCCTACACGGTGACCGTCGCGCACGGCGTCACCGAGCAGTCCGCCCACGTCGACGACCTCATCTCCACCCACCTGCAGGGCTGGACGCTGGAACGGCTGCCCGCTGTCGACCGCGCGATCCTGCGCGTCGCGGTGTGGGAGCTGCTGCACGCCGAGGACGTCCCGGAGCCCGTCGCGGTCGACGAGGCGGTCGAGCTAGCCAAGAAGCTCTCGACCGACGAGTCGCCCGGGTTCGTCAACGGCGTCCTGGGACAGATCATGCTCGTCACCCCGCAGATCCGCGCGGCCGCCGCCGCGGTGCGCGGCGCCGCCGGCCCCGCCGAAGAGTCCTGA
- a CDS encoding endolytic transglycosylase MltG, translating into MSDGPEEQTEYWPRDRQQPTAVGRPRRTMSRTERARAARARRRRRTMTGVAIGALIVVVIGAVFLGSRLWHGLFGTGDDYAGGGVQDIVIQVRSGDSTTAIGQTLKDANVVATPKAFVSAATGNSAITSIQPGYYKVRTEIPAADAVTRLADPQNRVGRLVIPEGRQLDDTADVRTKAVTDGIFSLISKATCVDLDGTQRCVPAEQLKEAAGRSDPAALSIPAWAAQPVAALGDDHRRIEGLIAPGTWDVDPSAAPQDILARLIASSVAQYEAGGLLDAGAAGNLSPYEILTVASLVQKESLPADFAKVARVIYNRLNDPTHRRLEFDSTVNYALDRQEVATTDADRGRQTPWNTYAMEGLPATPICSPGQPALAAAERPEPGDWLFFVTIDKQGTTLFTRDYTQHLANIEVALRNGVLDSAR; encoded by the coding sequence ATGTCTGACGGCCCCGAGGAGCAGACCGAATACTGGCCCCGCGACCGGCAGCAGCCGACGGCGGTGGGCCGCCCACGGCGCACCATGAGCCGCACCGAGCGGGCCCGCGCCGCGCGCGCACGACGCCGGCGCCGCACCATGACCGGCGTGGCGATCGGTGCGCTGATCGTCGTCGTCATCGGCGCGGTGTTCCTGGGGTCGCGACTGTGGCACGGGCTGTTCGGCACCGGGGACGACTACGCCGGCGGCGGCGTGCAGGACATCGTCATCCAGGTCCGCAGCGGCGACTCCACGACCGCCATCGGCCAGACGCTCAAGGACGCCAACGTGGTGGCCACGCCGAAGGCCTTCGTGTCCGCGGCCACCGGCAACTCGGCGATCACCTCGATCCAGCCGGGTTACTACAAGGTGCGCACCGAGATCCCAGCCGCCGACGCCGTCACCCGGCTGGCCGACCCGCAGAACCGGGTGGGCCGTCTGGTGATCCCCGAGGGGCGCCAGCTCGACGACACCGCCGACGTGCGCACCAAGGCGGTGACCGACGGCATCTTCAGCCTCATCTCGAAGGCCACCTGCGTGGACCTCGACGGCACGCAGCGCTGCGTCCCCGCCGAGCAGTTGAAGGAGGCGGCCGGGAGGTCCGACCCCGCAGCGCTGTCGATCCCGGCGTGGGCGGCGCAGCCGGTGGCCGCGCTCGGTGACGATCACCGCCGCATCGAGGGCCTCATCGCGCCGGGCACCTGGGACGTCGACCCGTCGGCTGCGCCGCAGGACATCCTCGCCAGGCTCATCGCCTCGAGCGTCGCGCAGTACGAGGCGGGGGGCCTGCTCGACGCGGGTGCGGCGGGGAACCTGTCGCCGTACGAGATCCTCACCGTCGCGTCGCTGGTGCAGAAGGAGTCGCTGCCCGCCGATTTCGCGAAGGTCGCGCGCGTCATCTACAACCGGCTCAACGACCCGACGCACCGCCGCCTCGAGTTCGACTCGACGGTGAACTATGCGCTCGACCGGCAGGAGGTCGCCACCACTGACGCCGACCGCGGACGCCAGACCCCGTGGAACACCTACGCCATGGAGGGCCTGCCGGCGACGCCGATCTGCTCGCCCGGCCAACCGGCACTGGCCGCCGCCGAACGGCCCGAGCCCGGCGACTGGCTGTTCTTCGTGACGATCGACAAGCAGGGCACGACGCTCTTCACGCGCGACTACACCCAGCATCTCGCCAACATCGAGGTGGCGCTGCGCAACGGCGTGCTGGACAGCGCGCGGTAG
- the aroQ gene encoding type II 3-dehydroquinate dehydratase, with amino-acid sequence MSAATVNVINGPNLGRLGKREPAVYGSTTHDDLVTLIEGEAAELGLAVRVRQSDSEAELLGWIHDAADAGEAVILNAGAFTHTSIALRDACSELTAPLIEVHISNVHAREEFRHHSYLSAIATGVIVGLGVQGYLLALRYLAAQT; translated from the coding sequence GTGAGCGCCGCGACGGTCAACGTCATCAACGGGCCCAACCTCGGCCGGCTCGGCAAGCGCGAACCCGCGGTGTACGGCAGCACCACCCACGACGACCTCGTCACGCTGATCGAGGGCGAGGCCGCCGAGCTGGGTCTCGCCGTGCGGGTGCGCCAGTCCGACAGCGAGGCCGAGCTGCTCGGCTGGATCCACGACGCCGCCGACGCGGGCGAGGCCGTCATCCTCAACGCCGGGGCGTTCACGCACACTTCGATCGCGCTGCGCGACGCGTGCTCCGAGCTGACGGCCCCGCTCATCGAGGTGCACATCTCGAACGTGCACGCCCGCGAGGAGTTCCGCCACCACTCCTACCTCAGCGCCATCGCCACCGGCGTGATCGTTGGCCTCGGCGTGCAGGGCTACCTGCTCGCGCTGCGGTACCTCGCCGCGCAGACCTGA
- a CDS encoding B-4DMT family transporter gives MSKWLLRGLVFAALMVVVRLLQGALINAFETQALIISITLVVLFAIAAFIWGLADGRADARRNPDPDRRGDLAMTWLLAGLFAGIVSGAVAWFISLFYDNVYAEGLLNEVTTFAAFTALVTFVFAVAGVSLGRFLVDRKAPPVQRRGADDDRADTDVFAAVGARDYPDEDSSREGAEAARTDHLTSTVTSPRESEEAGSEADTDRGRQQP, from the coding sequence ATGAGCAAGTGGTTGCTGCGCGGACTGGTGTTCGCTGCGCTGATGGTCGTCGTCCGGCTCCTGCAGGGCGCCCTCATCAACGCGTTCGAGACGCAGGCGCTGATCATCAGCATCACGCTGGTCGTGCTCTTCGCCATCGCGGCCTTCATCTGGGGGTTGGCCGACGGCCGCGCGGACGCCCGCCGCAACCCCGACCCCGACCGTCGCGGCGACCTCGCGATGACGTGGCTGCTGGCCGGCCTGTTCGCCGGCATCGTCAGCGGGGCCGTCGCATGGTTCATCTCGCTGTTCTACGACAACGTGTACGCCGAGGGCCTACTCAACGAAGTGACGACGTTCGCGGCGTTCACGGCGCTGGTGACGTTCGTGTTCGCCGTCGCCGGCGTCTCGCTGGGCCGCTTCCTGGTGGACCGCAAGGCCCCGCCGGTGCAGCGCCGCGGTGCCGACGACGACCGCGCCGACACCGATGTGTTCGCCGCCGTCGGTGCCCGGGACTACCCGGACGAGGATTCGTCGCGTGAGGGCGCCGAGGCCGCCCGCACCGACCACCTCACCTCGACGGTGACCAGCCCGCGCGAGTCCGAGGAAGCCGGCTCGGAAGCCGACACCGACCGGGGCCGTCAGCAGCCGTAG
- a CDS encoding prepilin peptidase, giving the protein MGVAIAVAVLAWLAALCAYDLAHTRLPNRLTLPGALVILVGAAFLGRGGPALLGACALAGMYLVVHAVAPAGMGAGDVKLALGTGGLTGAWGVDAWLLAALAAPVVTVAVAIPLRRRSVPHGPGMCLATAVALGLAWAGSG; this is encoded by the coding sequence GTGGGGGTGGCGATCGCTGTCGCGGTGCTGGCGTGGCTGGCCGCGCTGTGCGCATACGACCTGGCGCACACCCGGTTGCCCAACCGGCTGACGCTGCCCGGGGCGCTCGTCATCCTCGTCGGCGCGGCATTCCTCGGCCGTGGCGGCCCCGCGCTCCTGGGCGCCTGCGCACTGGCCGGGATGTACCTCGTCGTGCACGCCGTCGCGCCGGCCGGCATGGGCGCCGGCGACGTCAAGCTGGCGCTGGGCACCGGCGGACTGACCGGAGCGTGGGGCGTGGACGCCTGGCTGCTGGCGGCGCTCGCCGCGCCGGTGGTCACCGTGGCGGTGGCGATTCCGTTGCGGCGCCGGTCGGTGCCGCACGGTCCCGGGATGTGCCTGGCGACGGCCGTCGCGCTCGGGCTGGCGTGGGCCGGGAGCGGCTGA
- the efp gene encoding elongation factor P: MASTADFKNGLVLQIDGQLWQIIEFQHVKPGKGPAFVRTKLKNVLSGKVVDKTYNAGVKVETATVDRRDATYLYRDGSYFVFMDSEDYEQHPLPESLVGNAANFLLESMPVQIAFHDGAPLYLELPVTVELLVASTEPGLQGDRSNAGTKPATMETGAEIQVPLFINTGDKLKVDSRDGSYLGRVNA; the protein is encoded by the coding sequence GTGGCATCGACCGCAGACTTCAAGAACGGACTCGTCCTGCAGATCGACGGTCAGCTGTGGCAGATCATCGAGTTCCAGCACGTCAAGCCCGGCAAGGGCCCGGCGTTCGTGCGGACCAAGCTGAAGAACGTGCTGTCCGGCAAGGTGGTCGACAAGACCTACAACGCGGGCGTGAAGGTGGAGACCGCCACGGTGGACCGCCGCGACGCGACCTACCTCTACCGCGACGGCAGCTACTTCGTCTTCATGGACTCCGAGGATTACGAGCAGCACCCGCTGCCGGAGTCGCTCGTCGGCAACGCCGCCAACTTCCTGCTCGAGAGCATGCCGGTGCAGATCGCCTTCCACGACGGCGCGCCGCTGTACCTGGAGCTGCCGGTGACCGTCGAACTCCTCGTCGCCAGCACCGAGCCGGGCCTGCAGGGCGACCGGTCCAACGCCGGCACCAAGCCCGCCACGATGGAGACCGGCGCCGAGATCCAGGTGCCGCTGTTCATCAACACCGGTGACAAGCTGAAGGTCGATTCGCGCGACGGCAGCTACCTGGGAAGGGTCAATGCCTGA
- the aroC gene encoding chorismate synthase: MLRWTTAGESHGRALVAVIEGMVAGVRVTSDDIAAELKRRRLGYGRGARMKFEADEVTILAGVRHGVTLGGPIAIQIGNTEWPKWETVMAADPVDEADLDVARNAPLTRPRPGHADYAGMLKYGFDDARPVLERASARETAARVAAGTVARAFLRQALGVEVLSHVVSIGASEPYDGPTPGPADLAAIDDSPVRAYDAETEKRMIAEIEAAKKDGDTLGGVVEVVAAGLPIGLGSFTSGDDRLDSQLAGAVMGIQAIKGVEIGDGFQTARRRGSVAHDEIHPGPDGVLRSTNRAGGLEGGMTNGQAVRVRAAMKPISTVPRALATIDMATGDEAVAIHQRSDVCAVPAAGVVVETMVALVLARAALAKFGGDSLTETRTNVEGYLQSVRSRQPGAEPAEAVG, encoded by the coding sequence GTGTTGCGATGGACTACTGCCGGTGAATCCCACGGGCGCGCGTTGGTGGCCGTGATCGAGGGCATGGTCGCCGGGGTGCGCGTCACGTCGGACGACATCGCTGCCGAACTCAAGCGGCGCCGGCTCGGTTACGGGCGCGGCGCGCGGATGAAGTTCGAGGCCGACGAGGTGACCATCCTCGCCGGCGTGCGTCACGGGGTCACCCTCGGCGGTCCGATCGCCATCCAGATCGGCAACACCGAGTGGCCCAAGTGGGAGACGGTGATGGCCGCCGACCCCGTCGACGAGGCCGACCTGGACGTCGCGCGCAACGCGCCGCTCACCCGGCCCCGCCCGGGCCACGCCGACTACGCGGGCATGCTGAAGTACGGCTTCGACGACGCACGCCCGGTGCTCGAGCGGGCCAGCGCCCGCGAGACCGCGGCCCGCGTCGCCGCCGGCACCGTCGCCCGGGCGTTCCTGCGTCAGGCGCTCGGCGTCGAGGTGCTCTCGCACGTCGTGTCCATCGGTGCGTCGGAGCCCTACGACGGTCCGACCCCGGGGCCCGCGGACCTCGCCGCCATCGACGACAGCCCCGTGCGGGCATACGACGCCGAGACCGAGAAGCGGATGATCGCCGAGATCGAGGCGGCCAAGAAGGACGGCGACACCCTCGGCGGTGTCGTCGAGGTGGTCGCCGCCGGCCTGCCGATCGGCCTCGGCTCCTTCACCAGCGGCGACGACCGGCTCGACAGCCAGCTCGCGGGCGCCGTCATGGGCATTCAGGCCATCAAGGGCGTCGAGATCGGCGACGGGTTCCAGACCGCGCGCCGCCGCGGCAGCGTCGCCCACGACGAGATCCATCCCGGGCCCGACGGCGTGCTGCGCTCCACCAACCGCGCCGGTGGGCTCGAGGGCGGCATGACCAACGGCCAGGCCGTGCGGGTGCGCGCCGCGATGAAGCCGATCTCCACCGTGCCGCGCGCGCTCGCCACCATCGACATGGCCACCGGTGACGAGGCCGTCGCCATCCACCAGCGCTCCGACGTGTGCGCGGTGCCCGCGGCCGGCGTCGTCGTCGAGACCATGGTGGCGCTGGTGCTGGCCCGCGCCGCGCTGGCCAAGTTCGGCGGCGACTCGCTGACCGAGACCCGCACCAACGTCGAGGGCTACCTGCAGTCCGTGCGCAGCCGTCAGCCGGGCGCCGAGCCCGCCGAGGCCGTCGGCTGA
- a CDS encoding aminopeptidase P family protein → MTISHRRDRLRRRLRSAELDALLVTDLVNVRYLSGFTGSNAALLIRADDEVPVLATDGRYVTQAAAQAPDAELVIERACGPQLAAKAAASGVRRLGFESHVLTVDGFAQLQKAAGDLDFVRAAGTVEALREVKDAGEIALLRLACEAADAALADLVAAGGLRPGRTEKEVARELESRMLDHGADGPSFETIVAAGANSAIPHHRPTEAVLAAGDFVKIDFGALVAGYHSDMTRTFVLAPIAQWQRDVYDLVATAQRAGREALAAGVVLRDVDGASRQVIADAGFAENFGHGLGHGVGLQIHEAPGISASSAGTLLAGSAVTVEPGVYFPGRGGVRIEDTLVVGGEEAPTPELLTRFPKELAIL, encoded by the coding sequence GTGACGATTTCCCACCGCAGGGACCGCCTGCGTCGCCGGCTGCGGTCCGCCGAGCTGGACGCACTGCTGGTCACGGACCTGGTGAACGTGCGTTATCTGTCCGGATTCACCGGCTCGAACGCCGCGTTGCTCATCCGCGCCGACGACGAGGTGCCGGTGCTGGCGACCGACGGCCGGTACGTCACCCAGGCCGCCGCGCAGGCGCCCGACGCCGAACTGGTCATCGAACGGGCCTGCGGACCTCAGCTCGCCGCCAAGGCCGCCGCGTCCGGCGTCCGCAGGCTCGGCTTCGAGAGCCACGTACTGACCGTGGACGGCTTCGCGCAGCTGCAGAAGGCGGCGGGCGACCTCGACTTCGTCCGGGCGGCCGGAACGGTGGAGGCGCTGCGCGAGGTGAAGGACGCCGGCGAGATCGCCCTGCTGCGACTGGCCTGCGAGGCGGCCGACGCGGCGCTGGCCGACCTCGTCGCCGCCGGCGGGCTGCGACCGGGCCGCACCGAGAAGGAGGTGGCGCGCGAACTCGAGTCCCGCATGCTCGACCACGGCGCCGACGGCCCGTCCTTCGAGACCATCGTCGCCGCGGGCGCCAACTCGGCGATCCCGCACCACCGCCCGACCGAGGCGGTCCTCGCCGCCGGCGACTTCGTGAAGATCGACTTCGGCGCCCTGGTCGCGGGCTACCACTCCGACATGACGCGCACGTTCGTCCTGGCGCCCATCGCGCAGTGGCAGCGCGACGTCTACGACCTGGTGGCCACCGCCCAGCGCGCCGGGCGCGAGGCGCTCGCGGCGGGCGTGGTGCTGCGCGACGTCGACGGCGCATCACGGCAGGTCATCGCCGACGCGGGGTTCGCCGAGAACTTCGGCCACGGGCTCGGCCACGGCGTCGGACTGCAGATCCACGAAGCGCCGGGGATCAGCGCGTCGTCCGCCGGTACACTGCTTGCTGGCTCCGCGGTCACCGTGGAACCCGGCGTCTACTTCCCCGGCCGCGGGGGCGTCCGCATCGAGGACACCCTGGTCGTCGGTGGGGAGGAAGCGCCCACGCCAGAATTGCTCACCCGGTTCCCCAAGGAACTCGCGATTCTCTAA
- the aroB gene encoding 3-dehydroquinate synthase: MTEPVTVDVLVDRPYPVIIGTGLLDDLTRVLAGRHKVAILHQPTLTVTAEAIRNALAQNGIDAHRIEIPDAESGKELPVLGFIWEVLGRIGIGRKDAVVSLGGGAATDVAGFAAATWLRGIDVVHVPTTLLGMVDAAVGGKTGINTDAGKNLVGAFHQPLAVLVDLATLETLPRNEIVAGMAEVVKAGFIADPVILDMIEADPEAALDPTGTVLPELIRRAVAVKAEVVAADERESALREILNYGHTLAHAIERRERYQWRHGAAVSVGLVFAAELGRLAGRLDDETADRHRTVLTSLGLPIDYDADALPQLLEYMAGDKKSRSGVLRFVVLDGLAKPGRLEGPDPALLAAAYSEIGTRA, from the coding sequence ATGACTGAACCCGTGACCGTCGACGTCCTGGTCGACCGGCCGTACCCCGTCATCATCGGGACCGGTCTGCTCGACGACCTCACCCGCGTGCTGGCCGGACGCCACAAGGTGGCCATCCTGCACCAGCCGACGCTGACGGTGACCGCCGAGGCGATCCGGAACGCGCTCGCGCAGAACGGCATCGACGCGCACCGCATCGAGATCCCGGACGCCGAGAGCGGCAAGGAACTGCCGGTCCTCGGCTTCATCTGGGAAGTGTTGGGCCGCATCGGCATCGGCCGCAAGGACGCCGTCGTGAGCCTCGGCGGGGGAGCAGCCACCGACGTCGCGGGCTTCGCCGCCGCCACCTGGCTGCGCGGCATTGACGTGGTGCACGTGCCCACCACGCTGCTCGGCATGGTGGACGCGGCGGTCGGTGGCAAGACCGGCATCAACACCGACGCGGGCAAGAACCTGGTCGGCGCGTTCCACCAGCCGCTCGCCGTCCTGGTCGACCTCGCCACGCTGGAGACGTTGCCGCGCAACGAGATCGTGGCCGGCATGGCGGAGGTCGTCAAGGCGGGCTTCATCGCCGACCCGGTGATCCTCGACATGATCGAGGCCGACCCGGAGGCCGCGCTGGACCCCACCGGCACCGTGCTGCCGGAGCTGATCCGGCGTGCCGTCGCCGTCAAGGCCGAGGTGGTCGCCGCCGACGAGAGGGAGTCGGCGCTGCGCGAGATCCTCAACTACGGCCACACCCTCGCCCACGCCATCGAGCGGCGCGAGCGCTACCAGTGGCGCCACGGTGCCGCCGTGTCCGTAGGGTTGGTGTTCGCCGCCGAACTCGGCCGTCTCGCAGGGCGTCTCGACGACGAGACCGCCGACCGGCACCGCACCGTGCTGACATCGCTGGGCCTGCCCATCGACTACGACGCCGACGCGCTGCCGCAGCTGCTGGAATACATGGCGGGGGACAAGAAGTCGCGGTCCGGCGTGCTCCGCTTCGTCGTCCTCGACGGGCTCGCGAAGCCCGGCCGGCTGGAGGGACCCGACCCGGCGCTGCTGGCCGCCGCCTACTCCGAGATCGGAACCCGGGCGTGA